DNA sequence from the Garra rufa unplaced genomic scaffold, GarRuf1.0 hap1_unplaced_270, whole genome shotgun sequence genome:
CTATTTAATGACAATGAGACATAATTTGGTTTAGTTTAGCTGTATATTGTTTTGCTTGAAGTCAATACAATACTGTAACTCTTAACTTACAATTATTTTAACTTAGACCTACCAGCAGCGTTATAAACAATATTTGTAACAGTTTTCTCTCTTTGCTAACACATCCTCTACATGCCCCTGAAAATGGCTGAACAGGGCCATGTACCATGACTGAACTATATTATAACTGAAAGTAGTTGAAGATTTAAAATGTTGTCCTGGATGTGACATTTGAGGACAGAGATCTATTTCTTCCCACAGTTACTTAGTTGAGCAGTTAAATCAGTAAAATTAAACTATAATCACACTAAATATTATCACATGATTTGTTGAAGTTTTTTTGGGGGGCACTGTTGAGCATTTCCACTGTCATTGGAAAAAGGCCATTTAGATTATTTTATCAGAAGACAGCATTCATACGATAATCCATGAACTCtgcagagaaaaaaataaatataaaatgtttcacTGAGAATAAAATACAATTGACAGTATATATCAGAGTGATCTCTTAAGTAttaagcatttattttttttacatgaagCGTGGACCAAATGTACATTTACCTGGGCGTTTGCATAGAGACtgaaacgtacaatactgacataacTCTAAAACGTAAATTATTTACATATGAACAACTTCACAGACTTACAAATGAATCCTTATGAATACAGAAAGAAACATTTGTAATAGGTAGTCAATATTCATGTGTGAATTAAAACACTGCAATGCAATTTACTGCTATAATCTTACAAGTTGTAAAATTAGAAAACAAACATCAGTGacctcccctgctgaaaaaaacagctaataccagcctcggctggttggctggtcttagctggtttaagctggttttagctggtggatTCCCAGgctgaccaggctggaaaagtggccaaaacccctctaaaaccagcctgccttccagctatgaccagctaaaaccagccaaccaacctaggctggttttagctgtttttttcaccagggtcagcaaatcagattattattattatttttaatcacaGAATAATACAGAATATTCAAGATGAATGGATGGCTGTTTTTACAATCACGTTTTCTAATCAAACCTGATAGAGAATATACAAGGTCACTAAAAGTAAAGTCAAACCTACATATCTTCAAATTATCATACTAACACGGCAGCTGTCTTCAGTTCAATGCAGTCTGTACTATGTTTTggaatttctaatgtttttaatgCTGGATGTTGAACTGTTTGGACTATAGCATTGCTCATGTGAAAGTCGTTATACAGATATGTTAACATTACATTATTAACATTTAGGAAACAAAAATGGTAGTTATAcattatatttgaaaaatgtgtaGATTCTCCTTCACTTCTAACCCTAACCCATAAACAATGCAAAAACGGACCATTAAATAACCTAACCCTAGCCTTAAATTTCTGGATACACAGCAACCATTTGCTGAAATATTAGGAACTGAAAGTGTGGACAAACAGAGGAACATTTTTCAAGTGATTCGGGAGTTTTGAGCCAAATTGTCCATAGACAGTCTTTATCACACGTTGAGCCCAAATCTCCAGGTTCATCAGTTTGTGTGTTTCTTGATCTCACTGGCTTTCATGAGCGCTTTGATGGCTCTGGCTCTCATCTCCAGCTCCAGTAACTCCAGCTGTTGAGTCGAAGGCTGCTTCGCTGGAGCCGCAGGAGCTTTCTCTTGAGCGGATGGTTTATCCAGAGACGCCTCCTTCAGATCTTTGTGTTCAGAGTCAGACGTCAGAGCCAGGATTTCACTCACGCTTCTGTCGATGTCCTGCTGAAGCTCCACTTTGGGTTCGGACGGCTGAACGGCGGCGATGGGAGGCAGAGCTTCTTCTTCGAGCGTCGATTCTTCAGCTTTGACCACTTTATGACCCTCGATGTCACTGTCGTCAATTTCTGCGTTGATGCTGAGAACGTCACTGTCTTCTCCAGAACCTGAGCCtcacacacagaaacacatttaCATCCAAACC
Encoded proteins:
- the LOC141317071 gene encoding caspase activity and apoptosis inhibitor 1-like isoform X2, whose amino-acid sequence is MQDRKEMLEQCFHVLGDQKLTKMLPDELKDCSFSEIQKLCWDQLQQLSEIHLMEILEGKELSFGPEEKTILDSQQDSIVDSTSSLRENPETEEKQGSGEDSDVLSINAEIDDSDIEGHKVVKAEESTLEEEALPPIAAVQPSEPKVELQQDIDRSVSEILALTSDSEHKDLKEASLDKPSAQEKAPAAPAKQPSTQQLELLELEMRARAIKALMKASEIKKHTN
- the LOC141317071 gene encoding caspase activity and apoptosis inhibitor 1-like isoform X1; this translates as MQDRKEMLEQCFHVLGDQKLTKMLPDELKDCSFSEIQKLCWDQLQQLSEIHLMEILEGKELSFGPEEKTILDSQQDSIVDSTSSLRENPETEEKQGSGSGEDSDVLSINAEIDDSDIEGHKVVKAEESTLEEEALPPIAAVQPSEPKVELQQDIDRSVSEILALTSDSEHKDLKEASLDKPSAQEKAPAAPAKQPSTQQLELLELEMRARAIKALMKASEIKKHTN